The Bacteroidota bacterium sequence CAATCCGGAAGGTCTCCATTTCCAATGTCATATCCTGGTCGAGTTGTGCCATCTTAACACCATGATCTGCAAGTTTATGCAGCACGTCTTTGGCTGTAGCGTCGATGTAGTAGGCGATGGGTACAGATTCCATATCAGCCGGCGCAAAGGTGCTGAAGTCGGCCATCGTTACAGGATTGAGCACGTTTTTACGTTCCAGCATGATTTCTCCGGAGTAGGGATTCCGTACCTCATCTACTTCGCCCATCAGAATTTGTATTTCTCCTGTCTGTTGTCGCGATGCCCGAAGCGCAAGCGTGCTGCCGGCGAGTGCTGTGTTATCTACGGCATCAACGATTTCCTGTATTTGGGTTGCGTGCGCGGCTGCAAATTCGACTGTGCCTTCTACAAAGCGCAGCGTTGCAATAACCCGGTCCTCAAATGTGGCATATGAATAGGCTTCACTGAGGATGGCAAAACGATTGCGCAGGCCGGTGTAGTTGTTGTTGAACCGAGGGCGGTGATCAAAAGTGTGCCACGCCTGTTCGGCTGTGTCTTCGCTGCTGGAGGCGCTATGTCGGCGGGCGTTGCCGTAATACTGTGATTCCCACCCGGTGGTTTTTTTGAGGTATTGCCCTGCCGCCGGCAGCCAGGCATTACGCAAAAAATCGTCGATCCGGCTGTCTGTGTTGGGATGGAGTGGTTGCGCATACGTGAGGTGATAGCCGTGGCGCGTGCCATTGGTTGTGTGGAGGTCAATCACCACGTGGGGGTCGTAGGTGTTGAAGAGATTAACGAGCGAACGGGCTTCGGGCGAGTCCAGTTTCATGTGGTCGCGGTTGAGGTCGTACCCTTGTGCATTGGGGCGCTGGCCCATACCGGCAACCGGACCATGTTGGCGCCCTCTATTGGTGAGTTTAACGCGTTCATTGCCATCTGCATTGTAGATCGGTGCGATGAGTAGGACCAGCGAATCGAGCCATGCTGCGTGCGCGCCGCCGGCGATATCACGCAGCATCATCTGCATCGCTTCTTTTCCACACACTTCGCCGGCGTGGATGTTTGCCTGGATAAATACCCGCGTTTTGCCACTCGAAAGGACAGCTTCAGCAGAGGCGTCAGGCACCTCGCCAACCACAACCAGCGGCAGTGCGCGGCCTTCGAAGCTGTAGCCAAACGTGGTGTTGTGGAGTAGGGGTGAGGATGCCGAAACGGCGTCAACAAAAGCGACCACGTCTGCATGCCGGCTGGTTTCCTCGTAGTTGGTCTGCTCTGCCCGCGTTAATAATTGCACCGGTTGTGCCTGAAGCTGGATGGTAGCAGCGCAGAGGAGGATGAAGAGGATGGCCAGTCGGGTGATCATTTAGGCGCTCTGTTTTGGGGAAAAGGTATTGCAGGGATTGTGGAAGGGAAATTAAGCGGTTTGCTGTAGATAAACTATAGTGTTGAAGACCCGATGCCGGTTCAAGTCCGGCAAGACGTGGGAGGTTTAGGCAACTATAAAGACCTTCAACCATAAACCAGCAACCTTCAACCAAAACCATCATAATGATGGTTTTCTTCAAATCTCGCCTCGCTGTGCAAAGCCGGCAATGTGCTCTGCTGCGCGAAACGCGAGGGCCTGGATGGTCATGGTAGGTTGCCCACGGCCAGAAGTCACCAGGCTACTGCCATCACAGATGAACAGGTTGGACACTTCGTGAGAACGGTGGTGTTTGTCA is a genomic window containing:
- a CDS encoding M14 family metallopeptidase, whose protein sequence is MITRLAILFILLCAATIQLQAQPVQLLTRAEQTNYEETSRHADVVAFVDAVSASSPLLHNTTFGYSFEGRALPLVVVGEVPDASAEAVLSSGKTRVFIQANIHAGEVCGKEAMQMMLRDIAGGAHAAWLDSLVLLIAPIYNADGNERVKLTNRGRQHGPVAGMGQRPNAQGYDLNRDHMKLDSPEARSLVNLFNTYDPHVVIDLHTTNGTRHGYHLTYAQPLHPNTDSRIDDFLRNAWLPAAGQYLKKTTGWESQYYGNARRHSASSSEDTAEQAWHTFDHRPRFNNNYTGLRNRFAILSEAYSYATFEDRVIATLRFVEGTVEFAAAHATQIQEIVDAVDNTALAGSTLALRASRQQTGEIQILMGEVDEVRNPYSGEIMLERKNVLNPVTMADFSTFAPADMESVPIAYYIDATAKDVLHKLADHGVKMAQLDQDMTLEMETFRIDSTTVASREFQQHFQRTLYGDYEKEKATLPAGTYVVQTNQPLGRLIFSLLEPRSDDGLLNWNVLDDAVKKDGKYPIRRSMP